A genomic window from Mycobacteriales bacterium includes:
- a CDS encoding D-alanine--D-alanine ligase family protein — protein sequence MPGPSRPSRRIRIAVLFGGRSSEHAVSCMSAGSVLAALDRDRYDVVPIGISPEGRWLLAADDPKRLVGASGELPQVDPDGPALALPGDPTATALLLLDPSTKASPLEAVDVVFPLLHGPYGEDGTVQGLLELAGVPYVGSGVLASAASMDKEYMKLVLDARGLPVGRFALVREREWIADPHGALDRLDDLGGSVFVKPARGGSSLGISSAATRDELAAALELAFRHDTKALVEVRMVGREIECGVLEGLDGALPDTSLPAEIHVGAGREFYDFDAKYLGDTTFDVPARLPAEVLAEVRGLSAAAFTALGCEGLARVDFFLDDAGALTVNELNTMPGFTPASMFPRMWAATGLDYPALVDRLIRTALGRRPGLR from the coding sequence GTGCCGGGGCCGAGTCGACCGAGTCGACGGATCAGGATCGCGGTCCTGTTCGGCGGTCGCAGTAGCGAGCATGCGGTCTCCTGCATGTCCGCCGGGAGCGTGCTCGCCGCACTGGACCGAGACCGATACGACGTCGTCCCGATCGGCATCAGCCCGGAGGGTCGCTGGCTGCTCGCCGCCGACGACCCGAAGCGGCTCGTCGGTGCATCCGGCGAACTTCCACAGGTGGATCCGGACGGGCCGGCACTCGCGTTGCCGGGTGACCCGACCGCCACTGCGCTGCTCCTTCTCGACCCTTCAACGAAGGCCTCCCCCCTCGAAGCGGTCGACGTGGTGTTCCCGCTTCTGCACGGTCCCTACGGCGAGGACGGAACGGTGCAGGGCTTGCTCGAGCTGGCCGGGGTTCCCTACGTCGGCTCCGGGGTCCTCGCGAGCGCGGCGAGCATGGACAAGGAGTACATGAAGCTGGTGCTCGACGCGCGCGGGCTTCCGGTCGGTCGGTTCGCGCTCGTCCGCGAGCGCGAGTGGATTGCGGATCCGCACGGCGCGCTCGACCGGCTCGACGACCTCGGGGGCTCGGTGTTCGTCAAGCCGGCACGGGGCGGTTCGAGCCTCGGGATCAGCTCCGCCGCAACTCGCGACGAGCTGGCCGCGGCCCTCGAACTCGCCTTCCGGCACGACACGAAGGCGCTCGTCGAGGTCCGGATGGTCGGCCGGGAAATCGAGTGCGGCGTGCTCGAGGGATTGGACGGCGCGCTGCCGGACACCAGCCTTCCGGCCGAGATCCATGTCGGGGCCGGGCGGGAGTTCTACGACTTCGACGCGAAGTATCTGGGCGACACGACCTTCGACGTTCCGGCCCGGCTACCGGCGGAGGTACTCGCCGAGGTGCGGGGGTTGTCCGCCGCGGCGTTCACCGCGCTCGGTTGCGAGGGCCTGGCCCGGGTGGACTTCTTCCTCGACGACGCGGGGGCGCTCACCGTCAACGAGCTCAACACGATGCCCGGTTTCACCCCCGCGTCGATGTTTCCCCGGATGTGGGCAGCCACCGGCCTGGACTACCCCGCGCTCGTGGACCGGCTGATCCGGACCGCGCTGGGTCGCCGGCCGGGGCTGCGTTGA
- a CDS encoding DUF3515 domain-containing protein, which yields MVPPVPPNPAVRAACLRLGATLPARLDGESRRRTVPASPLTTAWGDPAVVLRCGVARPAGYNAAAETAVVDGVAWFQQVGSASVTWTLVGRGAYLDLRVPTRYPAQAGFLVGLAGPITAALPATG from the coding sequence GTGGTCCCGCCGGTCCCGCCCAACCCAGCCGTCCGGGCGGCGTGCCTCCGGCTCGGCGCGACCCTGCCTGCCCGGCTCGACGGCGAGTCGCGCCGACGCACCGTCCCTGCCTCGCCGCTCACCACGGCCTGGGGGGATCCCGCCGTCGTCCTCCGCTGCGGGGTGGCGCGACCGGCCGGGTACAACGCCGCAGCCGAGACCGCCGTCGTCGACGGCGTGGCGTGGTTCCAGCAGGTGGGATCCGCGTCGGTGACCTGGACCCTCGTCGGGCGCGGCGCATACCTGGACCTACGGGTTCCGACGCGCTATCCGGCGCAGGCCGGGTTCCTGGTCGGCCTGGCCGGCCCGATCACCGCCGCCCTCCCGGCGACCGGCTGA
- a CDS encoding thiamine-phosphate kinase: MTLADIGEFALIERIIARLPSGPGIVLGPGDDAAVVRAPDGRVVATTDLLVEDVHFDRDLSSGYDVGRKAAAQNLADVAAMGAAPTALLVGLAAPAALPVAWAEALADGLRDEAMAGGAAVAGGDVVRCDRLVVSVTALGDLAGRAPVTRAGARPGDVVLVVGRLGWAAAGLAVLRAGLGHEPDLARLAQAHRQPVVAYPAALQLAEAGASSMIDVSDGLARDLGHVATRSAVRIELSAADLPMGPELATAAARLGIDPLSWLAGGGDDHAFAATLSDQDARRVAVRIAGLARPWPVTQVGRVLAGSGLAWIDREPPGAPGHEHFADPG, translated from the coding sequence TTGACGCTCGCCGACATCGGCGAGTTCGCCCTGATCGAGCGGATCATCGCCCGGTTGCCGTCCGGGCCGGGGATCGTGCTCGGGCCAGGTGACGACGCGGCGGTCGTTCGGGCGCCGGACGGCCGGGTGGTCGCGACCACCGACCTGCTGGTCGAGGACGTGCACTTCGATCGTGACCTGTCCAGCGGTTACGACGTCGGCCGCAAGGCGGCGGCACAGAACCTCGCCGACGTCGCCGCGATGGGAGCCGCTCCGACCGCGCTACTCGTCGGCCTGGCCGCGCCGGCCGCCCTCCCCGTCGCCTGGGCCGAGGCGCTGGCCGACGGGCTGCGGGACGAGGCGATGGCCGGTGGCGCGGCGGTGGCCGGCGGCGACGTGGTTCGCTGCGACCGGCTGGTCGTCTCGGTCACCGCGCTCGGCGACCTGGCCGGGCGGGCTCCGGTGACCCGCGCCGGAGCCCGGCCCGGGGACGTGGTCCTCGTCGTCGGCCGACTGGGCTGGGCGGCGGCCGGACTCGCCGTGCTGCGGGCCGGGCTCGGCCACGAGCCGGACCTGGCCCGGCTCGCCCAGGCGCACCGGCAGCCGGTTGTGGCCTACCCGGCGGCGCTCCAGCTGGCCGAGGCCGGCGCCAGTTCGATGATCGATGTGAGCGACGGGCTGGCCCGCGACCTCGGGCACGTGGCCACGCGGTCCGCCGTCCGGATCGAACTGTCCGCCGCGGATCTGCCGATGGGCCCCGAGCTCGCCACCGCCGCCGCACGGCTGGGCATCGATCCGCTCAGCTGGCTGGCCGGCGGTGGGGACGACCACGCGTTCGCTGCGACGCTGTCGGATCAGGATGCGCGGCGCGTTGCGGTGCGGATCGCCGGGCTGGCCCGACCGTGGCCGGTGACGCAGGTCGGCAGGGTCCTCGCCGGCAGCGGACTCGCCTGGATCGATCGCGAGCCACCCGGGGCGCCCGGGCACGAGCACTTCGCGGACCCCGGGTGA
- the coaD gene encoding pantetheine-phosphate adenylyltransferase, protein MRRAVCPGSFDPVTNGHLDIIGRASRLFDEVVVAVLVNKSKSSLFDVDERMEMLREVVAEYPNVTVASFYGLLVDFCRDRSIQVAVKGLRAVSDFDYELQMGQMNHSLAGVETLFMPTNPLYSFLSSSLVREVATYGGDVSGLVPLSVLTRLTDRVASRYAADRPPTPRK, encoded by the coding sequence GTGCGACGGGCGGTCTGCCCCGGGTCGTTCGACCCGGTCACCAATGGTCATCTCGACATCATCGGCCGGGCCAGCCGGCTGTTCGACGAGGTCGTCGTGGCCGTTCTCGTCAACAAGTCGAAGAGCAGCCTGTTCGACGTGGACGAGCGGATGGAGATGCTGCGTGAGGTGGTCGCCGAGTACCCCAACGTCACCGTCGCCAGCTTCTACGGACTGCTCGTCGACTTCTGCCGGGATCGGTCGATCCAGGTCGCCGTCAAGGGCCTGCGGGCCGTCAGCGACTTCGACTACGAGCTTCAGATGGGCCAGATGAACCACAGCCTCGCCGGGGTGGAGACGCTGTTCATGCCGACCAACCCGCTCTACAGTTTCCTCTCGTCGAGCCTCGTCCGGGAGGTCGCGACCTATGGTGGGGACGTGTCCGGACTGGTGCCGCTCAGCGTGCTCACCCGGCTCACCGACCGAGTTGCCTCGCGCTACGCCGCCGACCGGCCGCCCACCCCCCGGAAGTGA
- a CDS encoding Lrp/AsnC ligand binding domain-containing protein, with the protein MTVQAYILIQTEVGKAAKVARDIAAIKGVTMAEDVTGPYDVIVRAEARNVDELGKMVVARVQGVDGITRTLTCPIVHL; encoded by the coding sequence GTGACGGTTCAGGCCTACATCCTCATCCAGACCGAGGTCGGCAAGGCAGCGAAGGTCGCGCGCGACATCGCGGCCATCAAGGGCGTCACGATGGCCGAAGACGTCACCGGCCCCTACGACGTCATCGTCCGGGCCGAGGCCCGCAACGTCGACGAGCTCGGCAAGATGGTCGTCGCGCGGGTCCAGGGCGTGGACGGCATCACCCGGACGCTCACCTGCCCGATCGTTCACCTCTGA
- the rsmD gene encoding 16S rRNA (guanine(966)-N(2))-methyltransferase RsmD: MTRLIAGAAGGRRLAVPSGERTRPTSARAREGLFSTLEALRGPLAGARFLDLYAGSGAVGLEALSRGAARVVLVESDRTAVATATDNARGLGLPGAVVRPLAVRRYLAGAPERFDVAFADPPYAVGDEELAATVSRLRVGGWLAAGAVVVVERAVRDGAWRWPTGVVPDRDRRYGEARLWYGRAAAPPEAC, from the coding sequence GTGACCCGGCTCATCGCCGGGGCGGCCGGGGGCCGGCGGCTGGCCGTGCCGTCGGGGGAGCGGACTCGACCCACCTCGGCCCGGGCCCGGGAGGGGCTGTTCTCCACTCTGGAGGCGCTTCGAGGCCCGCTCGCCGGTGCCCGTTTCCTCGACCTCTACGCCGGGTCCGGCGCCGTGGGGCTCGAAGCGCTGTCCCGCGGCGCCGCGCGGGTGGTGCTCGTCGAGTCCGACCGGACGGCGGTGGCGACCGCGACGGACAATGCCCGCGGGCTCGGGTTGCCCGGTGCCGTCGTGCGTCCGCTCGCCGTGCGGCGCTACCTCGCCGGCGCGCCCGAGCGCTTCGACGTCGCCTTCGCCGACCCGCCCTACGCGGTAGGGGACGAGGAGCTGGCGGCGACGGTGAGCCGACTCCGGGTCGGTGGCTGGTTGGCGGCCGGGGCGGTCGTCGTCGTGGAGCGGGCCGTCCGGGACGGCGCTTGGCGGTGGCCCACCGGGGTGGTCCCCGACCGGGACCGCCGTTACGGTGAAGCTCGGCTTTGGTACGGTCGCGCCGCCGCCCCGCCGGAGGCGTGCTGA
- the recG gene encoding ATP-dependent DNA helicase RecG, with translation MRLDEPLKRVVGDKTANALAGLDIRTVNDLLHHYPRRYAERGQLTDLGSLQVGEYATVVADIDKSALIPYSSRPGSLLKVELTDGTGKLVLTFFNAKRWLLDRLAPGRRGLFAGKVEVFNRVRQLSHPAYLLIDGKDEEDIAEFARPLIPIYPAGAAANTWAISRAVRIVLDGLQDLADPVPADVRDRHGLIGLAEALQLVHRPESRAEIERARQRLIWDEAFFLQVALAGRRAAARAQPATPRRPRPDGLLAGFDAQLPFALTAGQHAVSETILAELAGEHPMHRLLQGEVGSGKTVVALRAMLTVVDAGGQAALLAPTEVLAHQHARSIAELLGPLALAGQLGGDDRATGIALLTGSLGAAARRDALAAAANGSAGLVIGTHALLEESVEFADLGLVVVDEQHRFGVEQRDALRAKAARPPHLLVMTATPIPRTVAMTVFGDLDTSVLTELPAGRSPIATSVVPAREKPAWLERSWQRVTEEVAAGHQVYVVCPRIDAATAAGEEEQAEGSAAVLDVLAGLRERELAGLRVEALHGRLPAEAKDDVMTSFAAGRIDVLVATTVIEVGVDVANATVMVVLDADRFGVSQLHQLRGRVGRGSAAGLCLLVTSAAAGTPARDRIDAVAETLDGFVLAELDLQQRREGDVLGEAQSGRKKRLRLLEVLRHRDVIEAARAEALALVAADPGLAGHPELARAVEASLDEDRAEFLEKA, from the coding sequence GTGAGACTCGACGAGCCGCTCAAGCGAGTCGTTGGCGACAAGACGGCCAACGCGCTGGCCGGGCTCGACATCCGGACCGTCAACGATCTGCTGCACCACTACCCGCGCCGCTACGCGGAGCGCGGGCAGCTCACCGACCTCGGCTCGCTCCAGGTCGGCGAATACGCGACCGTGGTCGCCGACATCGACAAGAGCGCACTGATCCCCTACTCGAGCCGCCCCGGAAGCCTGCTGAAGGTCGAGCTCACCGACGGCACCGGCAAGCTGGTCCTGACCTTCTTCAACGCCAAGAGGTGGCTGCTCGATCGGTTGGCGCCCGGCCGCCGCGGCCTGTTCGCCGGGAAGGTCGAGGTCTTCAACAGGGTTCGCCAGCTCTCCCACCCGGCTTACCTGCTGATCGACGGCAAGGACGAGGAGGACATCGCCGAGTTCGCCCGCCCGCTGATCCCGATCTACCCGGCCGGGGCGGCGGCGAACACCTGGGCGATCAGTCGAGCGGTCCGGATCGTGCTGGACGGCCTCCAGGACCTGGCGGATCCAGTGCCGGCCGACGTGCGTGACCGGCACGGGCTGATCGGACTGGCCGAAGCCCTGCAGCTGGTGCACCGCCCGGAGTCGCGGGCCGAGATCGAACGAGCCAGGCAACGCCTGATCTGGGACGAGGCCTTCTTTCTCCAGGTCGCGCTCGCCGGCCGCCGGGCAGCGGCCCGAGCCCAGCCGGCGACGCCACGCCGGCCCCGTCCCGACGGCTTGCTCGCCGGATTCGACGCCCAGCTGCCGTTCGCCCTCACGGCCGGTCAGCATGCGGTCTCCGAGACGATTCTGGCCGAACTGGCCGGCGAGCACCCGATGCACCGACTGCTTCAGGGCGAAGTCGGCAGCGGCAAGACGGTGGTGGCGCTTCGGGCGATGCTGACCGTCGTCGATGCAGGCGGGCAGGCGGCGCTCCTCGCCCCGACCGAGGTGCTGGCACATCAACACGCGCGCTCGATCGCTGAACTGCTCGGGCCGCTCGCCCTGGCTGGTCAGCTCGGCGGCGACGACCGGGCCACCGGCATCGCGCTGCTCACCGGCTCGCTCGGCGCCGCCGCCCGCCGGGATGCCCTCGCGGCGGCGGCGAACGGGAGCGCCGGACTGGTCATCGGCACCCACGCATTGCTCGAGGAGAGCGTGGAGTTCGCCGATCTCGGCCTGGTCGTGGTCGACGAGCAGCACCGGTTCGGGGTCGAACAGCGCGACGCGTTGCGGGCCAAGGCGGCGCGCCCGCCGCACCTGCTGGTCATGACGGCCACGCCGATCCCGCGAACGGTGGCGATGACCGTGTTCGGCGATCTCGACACCAGCGTGCTCACCGAACTGCCGGCCGGCCGGTCGCCGATCGCCACGTCGGTCGTACCGGCCCGCGAGAAGCCCGCCTGGCTGGAGCGAAGCTGGCAGCGGGTCACCGAAGAGGTGGCCGCCGGCCATCAGGTCTACGTCGTCTGCCCGCGGATCGACGCCGCGACGGCGGCCGGCGAGGAGGAGCAGGCCGAGGGGAGCGCCGCGGTGCTCGACGTCCTGGCCGGGTTGCGTGAGCGAGAGTTGGCCGGGCTGCGCGTCGAGGCCCTGCACGGTCGCCTCCCGGCCGAGGCGAAGGACGACGTCATGACCTCGTTCGCGGCGGGACGGATCGACGTCCTGGTCGCGACCACCGTGATCGAGGTCGGGGTCGACGTCGCAAACGCCACGGTCATGGTCGTGCTCGACGCGGACCGTTTCGGGGTCTCTCAGCTGCACCAGCTGCGCGGGCGGGTCGGCCGGGGCAGCGCTGCCGGGCTGTGCCTGCTCGTCACCTCCGCCGCCGCCGGAACGCCGGCCCGGGATCGGATCGACGCGGTCGCCGAGACCCTCGACGGATTCGTGCTGGCCGAGCTCGACCTCCAGCAGCGGCGGGAGGGCGACGTGCTCGGCGAGGCCCAGTCCGGCCGGAAGAAGAGGCTGCGGCTGCTCGAGGTGTTGCGCCACCGCGACGTGATCGAGGCGGCCCGGGCCGAGGCCCTCGCGTTGGTGGCGGCCGACCCCGGGCTGGCCGGTCACCCGGAGCTGGCCCGGGCGGTCGAGGCCAGCCTCGACGAGGATCGCGCCGAGTTTCTGGAGAAGGCGTGA
- a CDS encoding DAK2 domain-containing protein → MLDRLDADDIRRWCIAGLEALQRARAEIDGLNVYPVPDGDTGTNLALTMAAVVEALPPVGSDLPGTVAAMARGALLGARGNSGVILSELLRGLAEVFGAGPAGGRELEVALGRAADLAYAAVATPVEGTVLSVARAAAEAAAAVAGDDLAGVADAAARGAAEELVRSPQKLAALAGVVDAGGRGLVVLLDALAAVCGGQPGGTPVNAGPAPSVRARESGSLAFGYEVQYLLDAPETSVAGLRERLGRLGDSLVVVGGDGLWTVHVHVNDVGAAVEAGIEAGRPHRIVVTRFADAPAQPAVGAAVVAVAPGEGLAGLFRAEGAAVIDGVRPPSAADLLAVVRATGADQVALLPNDPAVRPFADTAAARAREEGRAVEVIPTQSPVQGLAALAVHDPRRRFADDVIAMTAAAGATRWAEVTSAVRESSTPAGPCSRGDVLGLVEGEIVVVGSSVRDVATGVLDRMLIGGGELVTLITGGAADPEVGGEIAAYLEAVRPGVETVIYAGGQPDRPLLLGVE, encoded by the coding sequence GTGCTCGACCGCCTCGACGCCGACGACATCCGACGGTGGTGCATCGCCGGACTCGAAGCCCTCCAGCGGGCTCGTGCGGAGATCGACGGGCTGAACGTATACCCGGTCCCCGACGGCGACACCGGAACGAATCTCGCGCTCACGATGGCCGCGGTGGTCGAGGCACTACCACCCGTCGGCTCGGATCTGCCGGGGACGGTCGCCGCGATGGCCCGCGGCGCTCTGCTCGGTGCGCGCGGCAATTCCGGAGTCATCCTCAGCGAGCTGCTCCGCGGTCTCGCTGAGGTGTTCGGCGCCGGTCCGGCCGGTGGCCGCGAGCTGGAGGTGGCGCTGGGTCGCGCCGCGGATCTCGCCTACGCCGCCGTCGCCACTCCGGTCGAAGGTACCGTCCTGTCGGTGGCCCGGGCCGCCGCCGAGGCAGCCGCCGCGGTCGCCGGTGACGACCTCGCCGGAGTGGCGGACGCCGCCGCGCGGGGGGCCGCGGAGGAGCTGGTCCGCAGCCCGCAGAAGCTCGCCGCCCTGGCCGGTGTCGTCGACGCCGGCGGCCGGGGCCTCGTCGTGCTGCTGGACGCGCTGGCCGCGGTCTGCGGCGGCCAACCGGGTGGCACCCCGGTCAACGCCGGCCCCGCGCCGTCCGTCCGGGCCCGGGAGTCGGGCAGTCTCGCGTTCGGGTACGAGGTCCAGTACCTGCTCGACGCGCCGGAGACGTCGGTGGCCGGCCTGCGCGAGCGGCTCGGCCGTCTCGGCGACTCCCTAGTCGTGGTCGGCGGGGACGGCCTGTGGACGGTCCATGTGCACGTCAACGACGTCGGTGCGGCGGTCGAGGCCGGGATCGAGGCCGGCCGGCCGCACCGGATCGTCGTGACCCGGTTCGCTGACGCGCCGGCGCAGCCCGCGGTCGGCGCGGCGGTTGTCGCCGTGGCGCCGGGCGAAGGGCTGGCCGGGCTCTTCCGCGCCGAGGGCGCCGCCGTGATCGACGGCGTACGCCCGCCGTCGGCGGCCGACCTGCTCGCGGTCGTCCGGGCTACCGGAGCCGACCAGGTCGCCTTGCTCCCCAACGACCCCGCGGTCCGGCCGTTCGCCGACACCGCTGCGGCCCGGGCGCGCGAAGAGGGGCGCGCGGTCGAGGTGATCCCGACCCAGTCCCCGGTGCAGGGGCTCGCCGCGCTGGCGGTCCACGACCCGCGCCGACGCTTCGCCGACGACGTCATCGCGATGACGGCCGCCGCCGGTGCAACCCGCTGGGCGGAGGTCACCAGCGCGGTCCGGGAGTCCTCGACCCCGGCCGGACCGTGCTCCAGGGGCGACGTGCTCGGGCTGGTCGAGGGCGAGATCGTCGTCGTCGGCAGCTCGGTTCGAGACGTGGCCACCGGGGTGCTCGACCGGATGCTCATCGGCGGCGGAGAGCTGGTGACGCTGATCACCGGCGGTGCGGCGGATCCGGAGGTAGGCGGCGAGATCGCCGCCTACCTCGAGGCGGTCCGGCCGGGCGTCGAAACCGTGATCTACGCCGGCGGCCAGCCGGACCGACCGCTGTTGCTCGGCGTCGAGTGA
- the thiD gene encoding bifunctional hydroxymethylpyrimidine kinase/phosphomethylpyrimidine kinase, with the protein MTPPRVLAIAGSDSGGGAGIQADLKTMLAFGVHAMSVITAVTAQNSVGVQGVWELPVEAVRAQLASVLGDIGVDAVKTGMLASPELVSAVAEGLSGITAPLVVDPVGVSKHGDPLLAPEAVATVRTELLPLATVVTPNLYEVEMLTGLRVDAESDLSRAADAVLALGPRWVLVTGGHLSGDAVDLLTDGSSHLELRAGRLDRRHTHGTGCTLASALAAGLARGLDVPAAARAAKDYVTGAIAAGFPLGQGIGPVDHGWRWRTTPG; encoded by the coding sequence GTGACCCCGCCGCGGGTGCTCGCGATCGCCGGCTCGGATTCCGGGGGTGGCGCTGGGATCCAGGCGGACCTCAAGACGATGCTCGCCTTCGGGGTGCACGCGATGTCGGTGATCACCGCGGTGACCGCGCAGAACTCGGTCGGTGTCCAGGGGGTATGGGAGCTACCGGTCGAGGCGGTCCGCGCCCAGCTGGCGAGCGTCCTCGGGGACATCGGGGTCGACGCGGTCAAAACGGGGATGCTCGCCTCCCCGGAACTGGTGTCGGCGGTGGCCGAGGGCTTGTCCGGGATCACGGCACCGCTCGTCGTGGACCCGGTCGGCGTCTCCAAGCACGGCGACCCGCTACTCGCCCCGGAAGCCGTGGCCACCGTCCGGACCGAGCTTCTCCCGCTGGCGACGGTGGTGACGCCGAACCTGTACGAGGTCGAGATGCTCACCGGCCTGCGCGTCGACGCGGAATCCGATCTGTCCCGCGCGGCCGACGCGGTGCTCGCCCTGGGCCCGCGCTGGGTCCTTGTCACCGGCGGCCACTTGTCGGGCGACGCGGTGGACCTGCTCACCGATGGCAGTTCGCACCTCGAGTTGCGGGCCGGTCGGCTCGATCGCCGGCACACGCACGGCACCGGCTGCACGTTGGCCTCTGCACTGGCGGCGGGTCTCGCCCGCGGGCTGGACGTCCCGGCCGCGGCGCGAGCCGCGAAGGATTACGTGACGGGCGCGATCGCCGCCGGGTTCCCGCTGGGACAGGGCATCGGCCCGGTCGACCACGGCTGGCGGTGGCGGACTACCCCCGGCTGA
- the rpmB gene encoding 50S ribosomal protein L28, with protein sequence MAAVCDVCGKGPGFGMSVSHSHRRTRRRWNPNIQTVHAVVGGTRRRLNTCTSCLKAGKVSRG encoded by the coding sequence TTGGCTGCCGTCTGCGACGTCTGTGGCAAGGGGCCCGGTTTCGGCATGTCCGTGTCCCACTCCCACCGTCGCACCAGGCGCCGCTGGAACCCGAACATCCAAACCGTGCACGCGGTCGTCGGCGGCACGCGGCGCCGGCTCAACACCTGCACGTCCTGCCTCAAGGCCGGCAAGGTCAGCCGGGGGTAG